From Erinaceus europaeus chromosome 9, mEriEur2.1, whole genome shotgun sequence, one genomic window encodes:
- the DUSP23 gene encoding dual specificity protein phosphatase 23 isoform X2, whose translation MGAQPPNFSWVLPDRLAGLALPRAPAHYQFLRERGVAHLVSLTERAPPHSDSCPGLTLHRLRIPDFCPPSPEHIDRFVQLVDEAGARGEAVAVHCALGLGRTGTMLACYLVKDRGLAPDEAIAEIRHLRPGSIETHEQEKAVFQFYQRTK comes from the exons ATGGGCGCTCAGCCCCCCAACTTCTCGTGGGTGCTCCCGGACCGGCTGGCGGGCCTGGCGCTGCCCCGGGCCCCCGCGCACTACCAGTTCCTGCGGGAGCGCGGCGTGGCGCACCTGGTGTCGCTGACCGAGCGCGCCCCCCCGCACAGCGACAGCTGTCCCGGCCTCACCCTGCACCGCCTGCGCATCCCTGACTTCTGCCCGCCGAGCCCCGAGCACATCGACCGCTTCGTGCAGCTAGTGGACGAGGCGGGCGCCCGCGGAGAG GCAGTGGCAGTGCACTGTGCCTTGGGGCTGGGCCGCACAGGCACCATGCTAGCCTGCTACCTGGTGAAGGACCGGGGCCTGGCACCTGATGAAGCCATCGCTGAAATCCGGCACCTCCGGCCTGGCTCCATCGAGACCCATGAGCAGGAGAAAGCTGTGTTCCAGTTCTACCAACGCACCAAGTAG
- the DUSP23 gene encoding dual specificity protein phosphatase 23 isoform X1 codes for MAMGAQPPNFSWVLPDRLAGLALPRAPAHYQFLRERGVAHLVSLTERAPPHSDSCPGLTLHRLRIPDFCPPSPEHIDRFVQLVDEAGARGEAVAVHCALGLGRTGTMLACYLVKDRGLAPDEAIAEIRHLRPGSIETHEQEKAVFQFYQRTK; via the exons ATGG CCATGGGCGCTCAGCCCCCCAACTTCTCGTGGGTGCTCCCGGACCGGCTGGCGGGCCTGGCGCTGCCCCGGGCCCCCGCGCACTACCAGTTCCTGCGGGAGCGCGGCGTGGCGCACCTGGTGTCGCTGACCGAGCGCGCCCCCCCGCACAGCGACAGCTGTCCCGGCCTCACCCTGCACCGCCTGCGCATCCCTGACTTCTGCCCGCCGAGCCCCGAGCACATCGACCGCTTCGTGCAGCTAGTGGACGAGGCGGGCGCCCGCGGAGAG GCAGTGGCAGTGCACTGTGCCTTGGGGCTGGGCCGCACAGGCACCATGCTAGCCTGCTACCTGGTGAAGGACCGGGGCCTGGCACCTGATGAAGCCATCGCTGAAATCCGGCACCTCCGGCCTGGCTCCATCGAGACCCATGAGCAGGAGAAAGCTGTGTTCCAGTTCTACCAACGCACCAAGTAG